The Fusobacteriaceae bacterium genome window below encodes:
- a CDS encoding TAXI family TRAP transporter solute-binding subunit, protein MRKLFCKICVLILVLLAGATAFAKSTVTINFPTAATTGALYPLGAAITNLWTTKIDYVKASSQASGGGVENLNLLAMGEAQVSIAISSNCYESYTGTGTFDGRKNEKFRVIGGLYYNPNQVIVTKASGIDSLAKMKGAHFATGAVGSSTEGESKNHFTAAGLKYPDDIKVENIGFTEAVDMIRNKQLDGAWIMAALGNAAVTEATSTAGAVILNIDDAVIANLQKDYPWYAKLTIPAGTYAGQDKDIQTTAIKMVMFTTADLSEQTVYDLTKVFWENVEKLAESNKGLTGVKAADAVSDIANLPLHPGAEKYYKEIGVLK, encoded by the coding sequence ATGAGAAAACTGTTCTGCAAAATTTGTGTACTGATCCTCGTTTTACTGGCAGGCGCGACAGCCTTTGCCAAATCTACGGTAACGATCAATTTCCCCACGGCCGCCACAACCGGCGCCCTCTATCCGCTGGGGGCCGCCATCACCAACCTCTGGACGACAAAAATTGACTATGTGAAAGCCAGTTCCCAGGCCTCGGGCGGCGGCGTCGAAAATCTGAACCTTCTCGCCATGGGGGAAGCCCAGGTCAGCATCGCGATCAGCTCCAACTGCTATGAGTCCTACACGGGAACCGGGACCTTTGACGGACGGAAAAACGAGAAATTCCGCGTGATCGGCGGGCTGTACTACAACCCCAACCAGGTCATCGTCACGAAGGCCTCGGGCATCGACAGCCTCGCCAAGATGAAGGGCGCCCACTTTGCCACAGGCGCCGTCGGAAGCTCCACCGAAGGGGAATCGAAGAACCATTTTACCGCCGCCGGACTGAAGTATCCCGACGACATCAAAGTGGAAAACATCGGCTTTACGGAAGCCGTCGACATGATCCGGAACAAGCAGCTTGACGGGGCCTGGATCATGGCCGCCCTCGGCAACGCCGCCGTGACGGAAGCCACCTCCACTGCGGGCGCCGTGATCCTCAACATCGACGACGCCGTGATCGCCAATCTGCAAAAAGATTATCCCTGGTACGCCAAACTCACGATCCCCGCGGGGACTTACGCCGGGCAGGACAAGGACATCCAGACGACGGCCATCAAAATGGTCATGTTCACGACGGCGGATTTGAGCGAGCAGACCGTCTATGACCTCACCAAGGTATTCTGGGAAAATGTGGAGAAACTGGCCGAGAGCAACAAAGGTCTCACCGGCGTCAAAGCCGCCGACGCCGTCAGCGATATCGCCAATCTGCCGCTCCACCCGGGCGCCGAAAAATATTACAAAGAAATCGGCGTACTCAAATAA
- a CDS encoding TRAP transporter fused permease subunit, producing MAQQNIEEIAQKLLEEKDADARTRIYEGPFAKLLVGLLAAWALLQVWVNVRTINAMSLRMGHCMFLIIFTLLLYPTVKKERKRRTAPPLWDLVLVALTVLTFGYMIVNYPRVARSMGFFTKFEYIVAAAAILLVFEAARRASTSLAVLGLVFFLYNFIGKYIPGSLGHNGFSLRRVLSHLSWGSQGIFGVGIGVSASYIFLFVLFGAFLKYSGFSKFINDVAMTLVGRSPGGPAKVAVVASALIGMINGSAVANVVTTGTITIPLMKETGYRSEFAAAVEAVASTGGQFCPPIMGAVGFVMAEFLGMSYSKVMVAAAIPAFLYYLSLMFAVHFEAKRLGLKGLSPENIPGALEVIKKEGHLVIPLAVLMAMMFMGYTPLYAAVYAIIATVLAAAFRKETRMSPAVILKALDEGARGAVGVGISCVVIGIIIGTVSLTSLGLSMGYVILSVVGKDQLYLGGLMVMIMSTILGMGVPGVAAYVIVVAVAIPVLIDIGVLPVAAHMFCLIYACLSNITPPVAMSSYVAAGLAGANQTKTSFIAMKLGMTGFLVPFFFLGNPVLLIGATDAPFLTTAQAAATATIGVIGLTAALQGMFFRKLGWPVRAALFVAALCTISPERISDVAGLILFAVIFIIQIYQKKKEME from the coding sequence TTGGCACAGCAAAACATAGAAGAAATCGCGCAAAAACTCCTGGAGGAAAAGGACGCCGACGCGCGGACGCGCATATACGAGGGGCCTTTCGCCAAGCTTCTTGTGGGCCTTCTGGCGGCCTGGGCCCTGTTGCAGGTCTGGGTCAATGTCCGGACCATCAACGCCATGAGCCTCAGAATGGGCCATTGCATGTTTCTCATCATCTTCACGCTCCTCTTGTATCCGACGGTCAAAAAAGAACGCAAACGCCGGACGGCGCCTCCCCTGTGGGATCTGGTTCTCGTCGCGCTGACCGTCCTGACGTTCGGGTATATGATCGTGAATTATCCGAGAGTCGCCCGGAGCATGGGCTTTTTCACAAAATTTGAGTATATTGTCGCAGCAGCCGCGATCCTGCTGGTCTTTGAGGCCGCAAGGCGGGCGTCGACCAGTCTCGCCGTCCTCGGACTCGTCTTTTTTCTCTACAATTTTATCGGGAAATACATCCCCGGTAGTCTCGGACACAACGGATTTTCCCTGCGCCGGGTCCTGAGCCACCTCTCCTGGGGCAGTCAGGGAATTTTCGGCGTCGGGATCGGCGTTTCGGCAAGCTATATTTTTCTCTTTGTGCTCTTCGGGGCCTTTCTCAAATACAGCGGATTCAGCAAGTTCATCAACGACGTGGCCATGACGCTCGTGGGAAGATCGCCGGGGGGGCCCGCCAAGGTCGCCGTCGTGGCAAGCGCCCTGATCGGCATGATCAACGGATCCGCCGTGGCCAATGTGGTAACAACCGGGACCATTACGATCCCCCTGATGAAGGAAACCGGCTACCGCAGCGAATTCGCGGCGGCCGTGGAAGCGGTGGCGTCCACCGGAGGGCAGTTCTGCCCGCCCATCATGGGGGCCGTGGGCTTCGTCATGGCGGAATTTTTGGGGATGAGCTACAGCAAGGTCATGGTTGCGGCGGCGATTCCCGCCTTTCTCTATTATCTTTCGCTGATGTTTGCCGTGCATTTCGAGGCCAAACGGCTGGGACTCAAGGGACTTTCGCCCGAAAATATTCCCGGCGCTCTGGAAGTCATCAAAAAGGAAGGTCATCTCGTGATTCCCCTCGCGGTCCTGATGGCCATGATGTTTATGGGTTACACGCCGCTTTACGCGGCCGTTTACGCGATCATCGCGACGGTGCTCGCGGCGGCCTTCCGGAAGGAAACGCGGATGTCCCCGGCCGTCATTCTGAAAGCCCTGGACGAAGGGGCCAGAGGCGCTGTCGGCGTCGGGATTTCCTGCGTCGTAATCGGGATCATCATCGGGACGGTGTCTCTGACGAGCCTCGGGCTTTCCATGGGCTACGTGATCCTTTCGGTCGTCGGGAAGGACCAGCTCTATCTGGGCGGCCTCATGGTCATGATCATGAGTACGATCTTGGGCATGGGCGTCCCCGGCGTCGCGGCTTACGTGATTGTGGTGGCCGTGGCGATTCCCGTTTTGATCGATATCGGCGTGTTGCCTGTGGCGGCCCACATGTTCTGCCTGATCTACGCCTGCCTGTCCAATATCACGCCTCCCGTCGCCATGAGTTCCTATGTGGCCGCGGGTCTCGCGGGCGCCAATCAGACAAAGACGTCCTTTATCGCGATGAAATTGGGCATGACCGGCTTTCTTGTCCCCTTTTTCTTTCTGGGGAATCCGGTCCTTTTGATCGGGGCGACGGACGCGCCCTTCCTGACGACGGCGCAAGCCGCGGCGACGGCGACGATCGGCGTCATCGGCCTGACCGCGGCCCTTCAGGGCATGTTTTTCCGGAAACTGGGCTGGCCCGTGCGCGCCGCGCTGTTTGTGGCCGCCCTCTGTACGATCAGCCCCGAAAGGATTTCTGATGTCGCCGGCCTCATCTTGTTCGCAGTGATTTTTATCATTCAAATATACCAAAAAAAGAAGGAGATGGAATAA
- the proB gene encoding glutamate 5-kinase: MQNLEKAKTKLKKAKKIVVKVGTSTLTHSNGKINLELINKLSWVLTALINEGRELILVTSGAIGVGATKLNFRKRPTVAEEKQAAAAIGQAALMQIYQNFFGQYNQTTAQILLTKDDFKDGERKTNTRNTFATLLRFGVLPIVNNNDTISTDEIGFSDNDILSAGVASILNADLLILMTDIDALYDSNPKTNPGAKRIPYVPKISKEVADVSGGKGSTFSVGGMETKIAAAELCYEHGVLMAILDGSDPAGILDLIGGKDLGTIFDVKGE, translated from the coding sequence ATGCAAAATCTCGAAAAAGCAAAAACAAAATTGAAAAAAGCAAAGAAAATCGTGGTCAAGGTCGGCACATCCACCCTGACCCACAGCAACGGCAAAATCAACCTCGAGCTGATCAATAAGCTCAGTTGGGTCCTGACGGCGCTGATCAACGAAGGACGGGAGTTGATTCTCGTCACCTCAGGCGCCATCGGCGTAGGGGCCACAAAGCTGAATTTCCGCAAACGACCCACGGTGGCCGAGGAAAAACAGGCCGCGGCGGCCATCGGACAGGCCGCCCTCATGCAGATCTACCAGAATTTTTTCGGCCAATACAATCAGACGACGGCCCAGATTCTTTTGACGAAAGACGACTTCAAAGACGGGGAGCGCAAGACCAATACCCGCAACACCTTCGCCACCCTGCTCCGCTTCGGCGTCCTTCCGATCGTCAACAACAATGATACGATTTCCACGGACGAAATCGGTTTTTCCGATAACGATATCCTGTCGGCGGGCGTCGCCTCCATCCTCAACGCGGATCTTTTGATCCTCATGACCGATATCGACGCGCTCTACGACAGCAATCCCAAGACAAATCCCGGAGCGAAACGGATCCCCTATGTCCCGAAGATCTCAAAGGAAGTGGCCGACGTCTCGGGCGGCAAGGGGAGCACATTCAGCGTGGGCGGCATGGAGACAAAGATCGCGGCCGCGGAACTGTGCTACGAACACGGAGTTCTCATGGCGATTCTCGACGGCTCTGATCCCGCGGGAATCCTTGATCTCATCGGCGGAAAAGATCTCGGCACCATCTTTGATGTCAAGGGGGAATAA
- a CDS encoding glutamate-5-semialdehyde dehydrogenase, whose translation MTLEMIGQAAKKAAAELAQCSTDKKNNALRQAADALVARSAELLAENLKDVGAAVRNKVKSAFIDRLTLTEKRIADLAKGLRDVAALNDPVGEYVLTKTLPNGLILGQRRVPLGVIAIIYESRPNVTSDAFGLCLKAGNATILRGGKEAIGTNLKIVEILREALAQSGVNPDAVQILSDTSHETAAKLMGLREYVDVLIPRGGANLISSVIQNSSVPCIETGLGNCHVFMDESGDPQKAVPIIINAKTQRPGVCNAMEKLLIHEAIYQDFAPVIAAALREKGVEIRGDDRIAAVVPEVIPATEEDWYTEYEDYIIAIKVVKDLDEAIAHIGRYSTKHSEAIITEHYGNAQRFLNEIDAAAVYVNASTRFTDGGEFGFGAEIGISTQKLHARGPMGLKELTSTKYVIYGNGQIRK comes from the coding sequence ATGACGCTGGAAATGATCGGGCAGGCCGCGAAAAAAGCGGCCGCTGAACTGGCCCAATGCTCAACGGACAAAAAAAATAATGCGCTCCGGCAGGCAGCTGACGCCCTCGTTGCCCGCTCGGCGGAGTTGCTTGCGGAAAATCTAAAAGACGTCGGGGCGGCTGTCCGGAACAAAGTCAAAAGCGCCTTTATCGACAGGCTTACGCTGACGGAAAAACGAATTGCCGATTTGGCCAAGGGCCTCCGGGACGTGGCGGCCTTGAACGATCCCGTGGGCGAATACGTCCTGACCAAGACGCTTCCCAACGGCCTCATTTTAGGGCAAAGGCGGGTCCCCCTGGGCGTCATCGCCATCATCTATGAGTCCCGGCCCAACGTGACTTCGGACGCCTTCGGCCTCTGCCTCAAAGCCGGAAACGCGACGATCCTCAGAGGCGGCAAAGAAGCCATCGGGACAAACCTCAAAATCGTGGAAATCCTCAGGGAAGCCCTCGCGCAAAGCGGCGTCAATCCAGACGCCGTCCAGATCCTCTCCGACACGAGCCATGAAACGGCGGCAAAGCTCATGGGTCTCCGGGAATATGTGGACGTCCTGATCCCCAGAGGCGGCGCCAACCTCATTTCGAGCGTCATTCAAAACAGCTCCGTCCCCTGTATCGAAACGGGGCTCGGCAACTGTCATGTCTTCATGGATGAAAGCGGCGACCCCCAAAAGGCGGTCCCGATTATTATCAACGCCAAGACCCAGCGGCCGGGGGTCTGTAACGCCATGGAAAAGCTCCTGATCCACGAGGCGATCTATCAGGACTTCGCGCCTGTGATCGCGGCGGCCCTGCGGGAAAAAGGCGTCGAAATCCGCGGCGACGACAGGATCGCCGCCGTGGTCCCCGAGGTGATTCCGGCCACGGAAGAGGACTGGTATACGGAATATGAAGACTATATTATCGCCATCAAGGTCGTCAAAGATCTCGACGAGGCCATCGCCCACATCGGACGCTACAGCACGAAGCACTCGGAAGCCATCATCACCGAGCATTACGGCAACGCCCAGCGTTTCCTCAACGAAATCGACGCGGCGGCCGTCTACGTCAACGCCTCCACGCGCTTTACCGACGGCGGGGAATTCGGCTTCGGGGCCGAAATCGGGATCAGTACGCAAAAATTGCACGCGAGGGGTCCCATGGGGCTCAAAGAACTCACGAGCACAAAATACGTCATCTACGGAAACGGACAAATCCGGAAATAA
- a CDS encoding adenylate kinase, whose product MNIMLFGAPGAGKGTQAKFIEERYGIPQVSTGDILRAAVAEGTPMGLEAKRYMGEGKLVPDETMIGVIRERLVKDDCRKGFILDGFPRTLPQAEALDVLMKEMGKTLDKVISLNVPDELIAERVTGRRVCKSCGASFHVKFSTPKKEGICDLCGGELFTRKDDNAETIGKRLVEYHKQTAPVFHYYKEKGLLAELDGTKDVARVTQEIFALLG is encoded by the coding sequence ATGAATATTATGCTGTTTGGAGCGCCGGGCGCCGGCAAGGGCACACAGGCAAAATTCATCGAGGAAAGATACGGTATTCCCCAGGTATCCACGGGCGATATCCTGCGAGCGGCCGTAGCCGAAGGGACACCCATGGGGCTTGAGGCCAAACGCTACATGGGGGAGGGGAAACTCGTGCCCGACGAGACCATGATCGGCGTCATCCGCGAACGGCTCGTCAAGGACGACTGCCGCAAGGGCTTCATTTTGGACGGCTTCCCCCGGACGCTGCCCCAGGCCGAGGCTCTGGACGTCCTGATGAAGGAAATGGGGAAGACCCTCGACAAAGTCATTTCCCTCAATGTCCCCGACGAGCTGATCGCCGAGCGGGTAACGGGGCGGCGGGTCTGCAAATCCTGCGGCGCTTCCTTTCACGTCAAATTTTCCACGCCGAAAAAAGAAGGGATCTGCGATCTCTGCGGCGGGGAGCTCTTTACGAGAAAAGACGACAACGCCGAAACCATAGGAAAGCGACTCGTCGAATACCACAAACAGACGGCCCCCGTCTTTCATTACTACAAGGAAAAAGGTCTCCTGGCGGAACTGGACGGAACAAAGGACGTGGCCCGGGTGACCCAAGAAATTTTCGCGCTGCTGGGCTGA
- the map gene encoding type I methionyl aminopeptidase — MALIKTLDEIKKIKKANEILARLYRDILPPHIRPGVTTGEINAIADDYIRSQGARPACIGVPGAVQPFPAACCISVNEEVIHGIPGGRKLRAGDVISIDSCTELNGYYGDAAITYPVGEIDEAAKKLLEVTEKAREIGIAQAVAGNRIGDISHAIQRWVEQQGFSVIREYAGHGVGNDIHEDPVIPNYGRAARGMKIENGMVLAIEPMVNAGSYKIALLADGWTVVARDGKKSAHFEHSIAIVDGKPLILSIED; from the coding sequence ATGGCATTGATCAAAACATTGGATGAAATCAAAAAAATCAAAAAGGCAAACGAAATTCTGGCCCGCCTGTACCGGGACATCCTGCCGCCCCATATCCGGCCGGGCGTCACGACAGGCGAAATCAACGCAATCGCCGACGATTATATCCGCTCGCAAGGAGCGAGGCCGGCCTGCATCGGCGTCCCGGGGGCCGTACAGCCCTTTCCGGCGGCCTGCTGCATCTCCGTCAACGAGGAGGTCATCCACGGCATACCCGGCGGGAGAAAGCTCCGGGCCGGAGACGTGATCAGCATCGACAGCTGCACGGAACTGAACGGTTATTACGGGGATGCGGCGATCACCTACCCCGTGGGGGAAATCGACGAAGCCGCCAAAAAACTCCTTGAAGTCACGGAAAAAGCCAGGGAAATCGGAATCGCTCAGGCCGTTGCGGGCAATCGGATCGGGGACATCAGCCACGCGATCCAGCGCTGGGTTGAACAACAGGGCTTTTCCGTTATCCGGGAATACGCGGGGCACGGCGTCGGCAACGATATCCACGAAGATCCTGTGATTCCCAATTACGGCAGGGCCGCGCGGGGCATGAAAATCGAAAACGGTATGGTCCTCGCCATCGAGCCCATGGTCAACGCGGGAAGTTATAAGATCGCGCTTCTTGCCGACGGCTGGACCGTCGTCGCCAGGGACGGCAAAAAATCAGCCCATTTTGAGCACTCCATTGCGATCGTAGACGGAAAACCTCTGATACTGAGCATCGAGGACTGA
- the infA gene encoding translation initiation factor IF-1: MSKKDVIELEGTIVEALPNAMFKIELENGHTILGHISGKMRMNYIKILPGDTVTVQISPYDLSRGRIVYRKKN, encoded by the coding sequence ATGTCGAAGAAAGATGTAATCGAATTAGAAGGGACGATCGTCGAGGCCCTTCCCAATGCTATGTTCAAAATTGAACTGGAGAACGGGCACACGATATTAGGCCACATTTCCGGCAAGATGCGCATGAACTACATCAAGATCCTGCCGGGAGATACGGTAACCGTACAGATCTCCCCCTATGACCTGTCAAGAGGACGGATCGTGTACAGAAAGAAAAATTAA
- the rpmJ gene encoding 50S ribosomal protein L36: MKVRVSIKPMCDKCKIIKRHGKIRVICENPKHKQVQG; the protein is encoded by the coding sequence TTGAAAGTAAGAGTATCGATCAAACCCATGTGCGACAAATGCAAGATCATCAAACGGCACGGAAAAATCCGGGTCATCTGCGAAAATCCGAAACACAAACAGGTACAGGGCTGA
- the rpsM gene encoding 30S ribosomal protein S13, with amino-acid sequence MARIAGVDIPRNKRVEIALTYIYGIGRPTSQKILKDTGVNFDTRVKDLTEEEVNKIREAIKDVRVEGDLKKEVRLSVKRLMDIKCYRGLRHKVGLPVRGQHTKRNARTAKGPKKPIKK; translated from the coding sequence TTGGCAAGAATAGCAGGGGTCGATATCCCCAGAAACAAGAGAGTCGAAATCGCTTTGACTTATATCTACGGAATCGGGAGACCGACATCGCAGAAAATATTGAAAGATACCGGCGTCAACTTTGACACGCGGGTCAAAGACCTGACGGAAGAAGAAGTCAACAAAATCCGGGAAGCCATCAAAGACGTCCGGGTTGAGGGTGACCTGAAGAAGGAAGTCAGACTGTCCGTAAAACGTCTGATGGACATCAAGTGTTACAGAGGCTTGCGGCACAAAGTGGGGCTCCCCGTCAGAGGGCAGCACACGAAGCGTAACGCGAGAACGGCCAAGGGTCCCAAGAAACCCATCAAGAAATAA
- the rpsK gene encoding 30S ribosomal protein S11, protein MAKKPVAKVKKKTKNIPVGVVHIHSTFNNTIIAITDPEGRVVSWRSGGTSGFKGTKKGTPFAAQIAAEQAANIAKDNGMRKVEVKVKGPGSGREACIRSIQATGLEVTKITDVTPFPHNGCRPPKRRRV, encoded by the coding sequence TTGGCTAAGAAACCAGTAGCGAAAGTGAAGAAAAAGACGAAGAACATTCCCGTGGGCGTCGTTCATATCCATTCCACGTTCAACAATACCATCATTGCCATCACGGATCCCGAAGGACGGGTAGTGAGCTGGAGATCCGGCGGAACGTCCGGCTTCAAGGGCACAAAGAAGGGAACGCCCTTCGCGGCCCAGATCGCGGCCGAACAGGCGGCCAACATCGCCAAAGACAACGGCATGCGCAAAGTGGAAGTCAAGGTCAAGGGACCGGGCTCGGGCCGGGAAGCCTGTATCCGCTCCATCCAGGCCACAGGCCTCGAAGTGACCAAGATCACAGACGTAACGCCCTTCCCCCACAACGGGTGCAGACCGCCCAAGAGAAGACGGGTGTAG
- the rpsD gene encoding 30S ribosomal protein S4, whose protein sequence is MARNRTPILKKCRALGLDPVVLGVSKSSRRGIRPNANKKPTEYAIQLKEKQKAKFIYNVMEKQFHKLYEEAARKLGVTGLTLIEYLERRLENVVYRLGFAKTRRQARQIVSHGHITVNGRRVDIPSYRVKVGDVISVVENSKNLVVIKEALEESRIPAWMELDKSAFTGKILQNPTKEDLDFDLNESLIVEFYSR, encoded by the coding sequence ATGGCAAGAAATAGAACGCCGATATTGAAAAAATGCCGGGCTCTCGGTTTGGATCCCGTGGTTTTGGGTGTCAGCAAATCCTCCCGGAGAGGTATCCGGCCCAACGCCAACAAAAAACCGACGGAATACGCGATTCAGTTGAAAGAAAAGCAAAAAGCGAAATTTATTTATAACGTCATGGAAAAACAGTTCCACAAATTATACGAGGAAGCGGCCAGAAAGCTGGGCGTAACGGGCTTGACCCTCATCGAGTACCTCGAACGGCGGCTCGAAAACGTCGTATACCGCCTGGGCTTTGCCAAGACGCGGCGGCAGGCGCGGCAGATCGTCAGTCACGGACACATCACCGTAAACGGCAGACGGGTGGATATCCCCTCTTACCGGGTGAAAGTCGGAGACGTGATTTCCGTTGTGGAAAATTCCAAAAACCTCGTCGTGATCAAAGAGGCTCTGGAAGAGTCAAGAATTCCCGCGTGGATGGAATTGGATAAAAGTGCTTTTACCGGAAAAATTTTACAAAACCCCACAAAAGAGGACCTGGATTTTGACCTGAATGAATCCCTGATCGTAGAATTCTATTCCAGATAA
- a CDS encoding DNA-directed RNA polymerase subunit alpha produces the protein MLKIEKQARGIHITENKESAFKGSYVVEPLYRGYGNTVGNALRRVLLSSIPGAAIKGIRIEGVLSEFSVIEGIKEAVTEIVLNVKEIVVKAESAGEKRMTLSVKGPKVVTAADIIPDLGLEIVNPEQVICDITTDRELDIEFLVDTGEGFVVSDEIDRKDWPVDYIAVDAIYTPIRKVAYNVKDTMVGRMTDFDKLTIDIETDGSVEIRDAISYAIELLQLHFAPFLEIGTKMENLRGESEEEEPQEEPKKEESVLSAKIEELDLTVRSFNCLKKAGIEEVSQLAKLSMGELLKIRNLGRKSLDEILEKMKELGYDLSQNGSGEN, from the coding sequence ATGTTAAAAATAGAAAAGCAAGCGAGAGGAATTCATATTACTGAGAATAAAGAGAGCGCGTTTAAGGGGTCATATGTAGTGGAACCGCTATACCGGGGATATGGGAACACAGTTGGGAATGCCTTGCGTAGAGTTTTGCTTTCTTCTATTCCGGGCGCCGCGATCAAAGGGATTCGCATCGAAGGAGTATTAAGCGAATTTTCGGTGATTGAGGGCATCAAAGAGGCCGTGACGGAAATCGTACTCAATGTCAAAGAGATCGTGGTCAAGGCGGAAAGCGCCGGCGAAAAGCGCATGACGCTCTCTGTCAAGGGGCCGAAAGTCGTGACGGCGGCGGATATCATCCCCGACCTCGGATTGGAAATCGTCAACCCCGAACAGGTGATCTGCGACATCACCACAGACCGGGAACTGGACATCGAATTTCTCGTGGATACCGGCGAAGGCTTCGTCGTATCGGACGAAATCGACAGAAAGGACTGGCCCGTGGACTACATCGCCGTGGACGCCATCTATACGCCGATCCGGAAGGTGGCCTACAACGTCAAAGATACCATGGTCGGCCGGATGACGGATTTCGACAAGCTGACCATCGACATCGAGACCGACGGCAGCGTGGAGATCAGAGACGCCATTTCCTATGCCATAGAGCTGTTGCAGCTGCACTTCGCGCCCTTCCTCGAGATCGGCACCAAGATGGAGAACCTGCGCGGCGAGAGCGAAGAAGAAGAGCCCCAGGAAGAGCCGAAAAAAGAAGAGAGCGTCCTGAGCGCCAAGATCGAGGAGCTGGATCTGACCGTCCGGTCCTTCAACTGTCTGAAAAAGGCCGGCATCGAAGAGGTCAGCCAACTGGCCAAGCTCTCCATGGGCGAGCTCCTGAAAATCAGAAATTTAGGGAGAAAATCGCTGGACGAAATCCTTGAGAAAATGAAGGAATTGGGTTACGATCTGTCGCAAAACGGATCCGGAGAAAACTAA
- the rplQ gene encoding 50S ribosomal protein L17, whose translation MNHNKSYRKLGRRADHRMAMLKNMSVSVLVHERVETTVTRAKEVRKFVERMITFGKKNTLASRRNAFAFLRNEYAVAKLFSDIAPKYAERNGGYTRIVKTSVRSGDSAEMAILELV comes from the coding sequence ATGAATCACAATAAATCGTATCGCAAATTGGGCAGAAGAGCCGACCACAGGATGGCCATGCTGAAGAACATGTCCGTCTCCGTGCTCGTGCACGAACGGGTGGAGACCACGGTGACCCGGGCCAAGGAAGTCCGCAAATTTGTAGAACGGATGATCACCTTCGGCAAGAAAAATACGCTGGCTTCCCGCAGGAACGCCTTTGCCTTCCTTCGGAACGAATATGCCGTGGCAAAACTGTTTTCGGATATCGCGCCGAAATACGCCGAAAGAAACGGCGGCTACACACGAATCGTGAAAACATCGGTCCGCTCCGGAGATTCGGCGGAAATGGCCATTCTCGAGTTGGTATAA